A window of the Bacteroidota bacterium genome harbors these coding sequences:
- a CDS encoding alanine--glyoxylate aminotransferase family protein: MTTTPAVNEKHRIQTKQLEVSPRLLLGPGPSNAHPRVLQALSMRQVGHLDPEFIAIMNEVQEMLRYVWQTENQLTIPVSGTGSAAMEATVANTVEPGDSVLVGCNGYFGERLCDMAGRYGAEVHRLEKGWGHAFDLDEIRKGMEAHRPAVLMLVHAETSTGARQPLEGVADLCKEFDCLLLIDSVTSLGGVPLFLDEWGVDAAYSGTQKCLSCPPGLSPFTLGPRAVKKLQNRKSKVPNWYLDMSLVSKYWGDSRTYHHTAPINMNYGFREALRLITEESLEARWARHQQNAERFWQGLEAMGMSCHVDHEIRLPSLTTVRVPDGVDAKAIARKLLLEQNIEIAGGLGQLAGKVWRVGLMGYNSRPDNVDRLLAALARALNR, from the coding sequence ATGACAACCACGCCGGCTGTAAACGAAAAACACCGCATCCAAACCAAACAGCTTGAGGTATCTCCCAGGCTGCTCCTTGGCCCCGGACCCTCCAACGCCCATCCACGCGTATTGCAAGCGCTGAGTATGCGGCAAGTAGGCCATCTCGATCCTGAGTTTATAGCCATCATGAACGAAGTGCAGGAAATGCTGCGCTATGTATGGCAAACAGAGAATCAACTAACCATTCCAGTAAGCGGCACAGGGAGTGCAGCGATGGAAGCGACTGTGGCGAATACCGTAGAGCCCGGCGACAGTGTGCTTGTAGGATGTAATGGGTATTTTGGCGAACGGCTTTGTGATATGGCCGGCCGATATGGCGCTGAAGTGCATCGCCTCGAAAAAGGCTGGGGCCACGCATTCGATCTGGATGAAATCCGGAAAGGCATGGAAGCACACCGTCCGGCTGTGCTCATGCTTGTGCATGCAGAAACTTCAACAGGTGCGCGTCAGCCGCTCGAAGGAGTAGCGGATTTGTGTAAGGAGTTTGATTGCCTGCTGTTAATTGACTCTGTAACCAGCCTTGGTGGCGTGCCCCTTTTCCTCGATGAATGGGGGGTAGATGCTGCTTACAGTGGCACCCAGAAGTGTTTGAGTTGCCCGCCAGGACTCTCGCCGTTCACCCTCGGGCCCCGTGCTGTCAAAAAGCTGCAGAACAGAAAATCAAAGGTCCCCAACTGGTACCTTGACATGTCGCTGGTATCCAAGTATTGGGGCGATAGCCGTACGTACCACCATACAGCACCAATCAACATGAACTACGGCTTTCGTGAAGCCTTACGATTGATCACGGAAGAGAGCCTCGAAGCCCGTTGGGCGCGCCACCAGCAGAATGCTGAACGCTTCTGGCAAGGGCTGGAAGCCATGGGGATGTCTTGCCACGTAGACCACGAAATCCGCCTGCCGAGCCTTACAACAGTCCGTGTACCGGATGGTGTGGACGCCAAGGCAATTGCCAGAAAGCTGCTTCTTGAGCAAAACATCGAAATTGCTGGCGGACTCGGCCAGCTTGCCGGCAAGGTGTGGCGCGTTGGGCTTATGGGATACAACAGCCGGCCTGATAATGTTGATCGTCTGCTTGCAGCACTGGCGCGGGCATTGAATAGGTAA